From Treponema sp. OMZ 787:
TTAAGATAGGTCTTCATCAGGCTCGGTAAAGTACTCAAGGTTTTCAAGTTTATTTACCATGTCGATGCCTTCCTTTATACTTTTATCGAATATAAAGCTGAGTTCGGGGCACTGCCTTATGTGAAGCTTTTTTGCAAGGCTTGTTCTTATAAAGCCCGATGCATTTTCCAAGCCGCGGACTCCCTGCTTCGTCTTATGCTCATCTAAAAAGCTTGAAACATAGACCTTAGCATAGGCAAGATCGCCTGAAACAATTACCCTGTTTACCGAAAGAAGAGAAGAAACTCGCGGGTCTTTTATTTTACCCGAACAGATAAGGCTCGAAATTTCTTCCCTTATCTGCTCACCCAATCTTGCAAGTCTAAACTCACTCATTTGTTTCAGTTCCTTCTTCTTTGATTTCGGGAGCCTTGTATTTTTCGCTGTCGCTCAATTTTCTGGCAACCTGAATCATCTCGATAATTTCTAACTGGTCATCGACCTGTATATCGTTAAAGTCTTCGATACCGATACCGCATTCAAAGCCTGCTGCAACTTCTTTTGCATCGTCTTTGAATCTCTTCAATGAAGAAAGTTTTCCGGAGTGAACGACTATGCCGTCTCGGATAACGTGTACTGCACAGTTTCTCTTTACTACACCTTCAAGAACATAACAGCCTGCAATCTTTCCGATTTTGGGAACCTTAAAGGTATTTCGAACTTCAACCATACCGATAACCTGTTCTTTAATATCGGGCGAAAGCATTCCTTCCATGGCCATCTGAATTTCTTCAACAGCCTTGTAAATAACGGTGTATTTTCTTATGTCAACCTTTTCCTGATCGGCCAAAAGTTTGGCCTGAGGAGTGGGGCGTACGTTAAAGCCTATAATAAGAGCGTTCGAGTCCGCGGCTGCAAGCATAACATCGGAGTCATTGATAGCACCTGCCGAAGCGTGTATTACATTGAGCCTTATTTCTGGCGTGGAAAGTTTTTCCAAGGATTGCTTTAAGGCTTCTACCGAACCTTGAACGTCTCCCTTGATGATAACCTTGAGCTCCAATATTTCGCCGTCATGGATGGTTTCATAGAGGTTATCGAGGGTAACCTTCTTAACATTCCTTGAATCTTCAAAGCGTTTGAGTTCCTGCCTCTTATCCGAAATCTGGCGGGCAATGCGTTCCGAATCGGTAACTTGGAAGGGGTCGCCTGCATTGGGCATACCCTCAAGACCGAGAATTTCTACGGGCATACTGGGGGTCGCTTCGTCGATTTTTTCTCCCCTGTCATTGAAGATGGCTCTTACACGGCCCGAATAAATACCTGCAACATAAGGATCTCCCGTCCTCAAGGTTCCGCGCTGAACGATAATTGTCGCAACAACACCTCTTCCGTGGTCAATGCGGGATTCTATAACCTTTCCTTCCGCATTGCATGTATAATTGGCCTTAAGCTCAAGCACCTCGGCTTGAAGTAGGATTGTATCAAGGAGGTTGTCCAATCCCAATTTTTTTAGAGCCGAGATTTCGACAAACATGGTGTCGCCGCCCCATTCTTCGGGCATGAGTCCTAATTCGGAAAGGCGGGTCTTAACCTTGTCTACATTTGCCTCAGGCTTATCGACCTTGTTTACTGCAACTATTATGGGAACCTTTGCATCGCGTGCATGGTTGATGGCTTCGATTGTTTGGGGCATAACGCCGTCATCGGCAGCAACTACCAAAACAACTATATCGGTAATTTCCGCTCCTCGTGCACGCATCATGGTAAAGGCTTCGTGGCCGGGAGTATCGAGGAAGGTAATTTTTCCTCCGTGGGTGTTTACCGTATAGGCACCTATGTGCTGTGTAATGCCTCCGAACTCTCCCGCTATAACATTGGAGCTTCGGATTGCGTCAAGGGTCTTGGTCTTACCGTGGTCAACGTGTCCCATTATGGTTACAACGGGCGGCCGCGGATTAAGATCCGATAAATCGTCTTCCTTGCTTTCGATGACCGTTTCATCATAGAGGCTTACAATCTTGACATCGCATTCATATTCCGATGCAAGAATGGTGGCCGTGTCGGCATCGATGGACTGATTCATGGTAACCATCATTCCCATGCCCATGAGTTTTCCGATAAGCTCAGAAGCCTTTAAGTTCATCTTTTTGGCCAATTCTGAAACGGAAATCGATTCCATTATCTCGATCTGTTTAGGAATATTGTGAATTTTTTCCTTTTGCTTTTTCTTTTGATTTAAGAGGCGCTCTTCAAAAAATTCGTCTTCCTTGTTTTTTTTGTTATATATTTCTTTTTTGGCCTTGTGGGCTTTTTTATTTGTTTGAGCCTTGTTTTTTTCGACAGGAATCGGTGCGGGAGCTGCTCCGGGCCTTGAGCCGCCGAAGCCGGGCTTGTTTTGGGGTCTGTCTCCCGGTCTGCCCTGCTGTCCGCCTTGGCCTGTTCTAAAGCCCTGCTTTTTTCCGTCCGAGTAGGCACGGGCTTGGGCTCCTGAAAAATTGCTTTCCCTTCTGCGCCCTTGGCCTGTCTGTCCTTGACCTCCGGGTCTTTGAGGCCGGTTACCTCCCTGACCGCGGTTATTTCTTCGGCCCGAATCGGCCAAATTACCGGCCTTTACATTGGGTCTCTTGCTTGTAAAATCTATCGATTCTATCGAGGAAGCTGCCGGCTTTTTTCTTTCAGGCTGTTTTTCTTCCTTTTTTGAAGCATCCGGTTTTACCGAATCAGAAATTCGCTTTTCATTTTGTGCGGAAGACTGCTCGCTCCTCTTATCTTCAGTACGAGGTGCCGGCTTTTTTGTTTCTTCAACCCTTTCACCGGTCTTTCTTTCTCTTACAGCGGTTTCTGCAGGTTTTGAGTTTTGCGGCTGAGCTTTTTTAACGGAAATAATCGGTTTTCCGGAAGTTTTTCCGCCGGAGGATTCGTCCGAAGAAGATTCGGGCTTCTTTGATTTTCCTGCCGCATTTTTTGAAACTTTGACAACGACTTTCTTTTTAGCGTCAGTTTTGCCGGATTCAGGTTTAGAATCTGCAGCTTTACTGCTTTTTTTGTTGAGAATTACATCAGGTTTATTTGTATTTTCTATATCCATATTACTCCTACTCTTCGTCCTCATATTCGAAAGCAAGATCTACTCCGCAATTGGGGCATTTTGTCATATCTATTGTTATTTTGTGACCGCATTCAGGGCATTCAAATTCTTCAACCTCATCATCAGAAACAGGTTCGCTTTCTTCTTCATCGTCTTCTACAACTTCAACGGCATTAGCTATAATGTCAAGAAGAGTATCTGCCATCTCGGCGGTAAGACCTTCCAAGGCTCTGATTTCGTTATCTTCCATATTTATCAAATCTTGTATGTCTTCAATTCCGTTATTTTTTAATACTGCCAGAATGTCTTGGGTAATTCCGGGGAGCTCGGAAACATTGGAAATTTCCTCATACTCTTCCTCTTCATCCCTAACATCATATTTGGCGTCATCTTTAAATAAGTTTTCAACAGCCTTTCTGGCATCTGTGTAAATCGGCATTTCTTTAAACTGCTCTTCTGTTTTTACATCGATATTCCAGTCGACAAGGCGGTTTGCCAAGCGGACATTTAAACCTTGCTTTCCGATTGCTAATGATAATTGGGAGTCTGATACTATTGCAAGGGCAAGTCTCTTTTCTGCATCCAAGATCATAACATCCATGACCTCGGCAGGAGAAAGGGCACTTTTGATATAGGCCTTCGGATCTTCGGAGTAGGGCAGAACATCTATCTTTTCATCATCCAGTTCTGCAATAACTGCCTGAATTCGTGCTCCCTTCGCTCCAACGCAGGCTCCTACAGGATCTACATCATCCCTGTCTGTTGAAACCGAAATCTTTGTCCTGTAACCGGGTTCTCTTACGATATTATGAATTTTTACTATTCCGCTTTCAATTTCGGGAACTTCAAGCTCTAAGATCTGTCTTACAAATTCCGCATCTGTTCTTGAAAGGATGAGCTGAACCACATTTGACTGACGGTGTTTTTTTACTTCCCTAACCAAGGCCTTAATTCTTGACTCTTCTCCTGCGGCTGCATTCCTTC
This genomic window contains:
- the nusA gene encoding transcription termination factor NusA is translated as MSEGIIEAIREFAQEKGIDDDFVLHIVEQALKAAYKKQFGTDANAVFNEETGKIYSKKIITENAKSHVFDISLEEAQKLAPACEAGDELLVEIDPKSLGINSVRVGMQRAIQCIREMQKDSLYAEYSTKVGEIIIGYYHRERNGNIYVDLGKVEGLLPKKYQSPRDHFGRNAAAGEESRIKALVREVKKHRQSNVVQLILSRTDAEFVRQILELEVPEIESGIVKIHNIVREPGYRTKISVSTDRDDVDPVGACVGAKGARIQAVIAELDDEKIDVLPYSEDPKAYIKSALSPAEVMDVMILDAEKRLALAIVSDSQLSLAIGKQGLNVRLANRLVDWNIDVKTEEQFKEMPIYTDARKAVENLFKDDAKYDVRDEEEEYEEISNVSELPGITQDILAVLKNNGIEDIQDLINMEDNEIRALEGLTAEMADTLLDIIANAVEVVEDDEEESEPVSDDEVEEFECPECGHKITIDMTKCPNCGVDLAFEYEDEE
- the rbfA gene encoding 30S ribosome-binding factor RbfA, with amino-acid sequence MSEFRLARLGEQIREEISSLICSGKIKDPRVSSLLSVNRVIVSGDLAYAKVYVSSFLDEHKTKQGVRGLENASGFIRTSLAKKLHIRQCPELSFIFDKSIKEGIDMVNKLENLEYFTEPDEDLS
- the infB gene encoding translation initiation factor IF-2, giving the protein MDIENTNKPDVILNKKSSKAADSKPESGKTDAKKKVVVKVSKNAAGKSKKPESSSDESSGGKTSGKPIISVKKAQPQNSKPAETAVRERKTGERVEETKKPAPRTEDKRSEQSSAQNEKRISDSVKPDASKKEEKQPERKKPAASSIESIDFTSKRPNVKAGNLADSGRRNNRGQGGNRPQRPGGQGQTGQGRRRESNFSGAQARAYSDGKKQGFRTGQGGQQGRPGDRPQNKPGFGGSRPGAAPAPIPVEKNKAQTNKKAHKAKKEIYNKKNKEDEFFEERLLNQKKKQKEKIHNIPKQIEIMESISVSELAKKMNLKASELIGKLMGMGMMVTMNQSIDADTATILASEYECDVKIVSLYDETVIESKEDDLSDLNPRPPVVTIMGHVDHGKTKTLDAIRSSNVIAGEFGGITQHIGAYTVNTHGGKITFLDTPGHEAFTMMRARGAEITDIVVLVVAADDGVMPQTIEAINHARDAKVPIIVAVNKVDKPEANVDKVKTRLSELGLMPEEWGGDTMFVEISALKKLGLDNLLDTILLQAEVLELKANYTCNAEGKVIESRIDHGRGVVATIIVQRGTLRTGDPYVAGIYSGRVRAIFNDRGEKIDEATPSMPVEILGLEGMPNAGDPFQVTDSERIARQISDKRQELKRFEDSRNVKKVTLDNLYETIHDGEILELKVIIKGDVQGSVEALKQSLEKLSTPEIRLNVIHASAGAINDSDVMLAAADSNALIIGFNVRPTPQAKLLADQEKVDIRKYTVIYKAVEEIQMAMEGMLSPDIKEQVIGMVEVRNTFKVPKIGKIAGCYVLEGVVKRNCAVHVIRDGIVVHSGKLSSLKRFKDDAKEVAAGFECGIGIEDFNDIQVDDQLEIIEMIQVARKLSDSEKYKAPEIKEEGTETNE